One Streptococcus gallolyticus subsp. gallolyticus DSM 16831 DNA window includes the following coding sequences:
- the nadA gene encoding quinolinate synthase NadA encodes MNTREMQDEILRLKKEKGVCILAHAYQSQDIWEVADFVGDSFALSKYAAKAPQDTIIMCGVRFMAETVKVLSPEKTSILANPMAGCPMAAQIDKKLVSWLKEAHPDYTVVAYINTTSEVKTLVDVCVTSSSAVKIISNIDNDKILFVPDRNLGQWVAEQCPDKQFEFFKGGCPTHMRMRKRDVIRAREEHPNAKVLVHPECLAEVTELADFAGSTTEIMAYAKNSSEKEFIIGTESSIVQHLQFECPDKRFYLLSTECVCHNMKMTTLADIYNCLLGQAGEEITLDEETINGARRSIDQMILLGQK; translated from the coding sequence ATGAATACAAGAGAGATGCAAGATGAGATTTTACGTCTCAAAAAGGAAAAGGGGGTCTGCATTTTAGCCCATGCCTACCAAAGTCAGGATATTTGGGAAGTGGCTGATTTTGTCGGTGACTCTTTTGCCTTGAGTAAATACGCTGCCAAAGCACCACAAGACACAATTATCATGTGTGGCGTTCGTTTCATGGCAGAAACTGTCAAGGTTCTATCTCCTGAAAAAACATCTATCCTAGCAAATCCAATGGCTGGCTGTCCAATGGCTGCGCAAATTGATAAAAAGTTAGTCAGCTGGTTAAAAGAAGCTCACCCAGATTACACCGTTGTTGCTTATATCAACACAACATCAGAAGTAAAAACACTTGTTGACGTTTGTGTGACATCTTCTTCTGCTGTCAAAATCATCAGTAACATTGACAATGATAAAATCCTTTTTGTTCCAGACCGCAATCTTGGACAATGGGTCGCTGAACAATGTCCTGATAAGCAATTTGAGTTTTTCAAAGGTGGCTGTCCAACGCATATGCGCATGCGTAAACGTGATGTCATTCGTGCGCGTGAAGAACATCCAAATGCCAAGGTTCTTGTCCACCCAGAATGTCTAGCAGAAGTTACCGAATTAGCTGATTTTGCAGGAAGTACCACAGAAATCATGGCTTACGCCAAAAACAGTTCTGAAAAAGAATTTATCATCGGTACCGAAAGCAGTATTGTCCAACACTTGCAATTCGAATGTCCAGACAAACGTTTCTATCTGCTATCAACCGAGTGCGTTTGCCACAATATGAAAATGACAACACTAGCTGACATTTATAATTGCCTACTCGGTCAAGCAGGCGAAGAAATCACCCTAGATGAAGAAACAATCAACGGTGCACGCCGCTCTATTGACCAAATGATTCTACTCGGACAAAAATAA
- a CDS encoding Rgg/GadR/MutR family transcriptional regulator produces the protein MAYLGKIFKTFRESRGMKLTEVAKTGLSKSQLSRFEHGETDLTITKFMIALDEINVPIEEFMYAAHDFQQNEFNTLLEKIRLYVTDKNIAGLKKLLIKQEEKCYSRENFYKLNIILIKIKLQDLSGEEYFSEQDIDYLTDYLFSVENWGNYELLLFANCLNTLKHQSFIVLSKEMIKRSYFYKEIPNNRRIISTMLLNSYITCIERNKLMDALYFEKQLNNCFFIETELYERLVFRYARHFYQFKKSKNKLSIIEMKKCIATMKLADSYRLAETFENHLKKLLTTN, from the coding sequence ATGGCGTATTTAGGAAAAATTTTTAAAACATTTCGTGAATCTAGAGGCATGAAATTAACAGAAGTAGCAAAAACTGGATTATCGAAATCTCAGTTATCTAGATTTGAACATGGTGAAACTGATTTAACCATTACAAAATTTATGATTGCTCTTGATGAAATCAATGTCCCAATTGAGGAATTCATGTATGCTGCACATGATTTTCAACAAAATGAATTCAACACTCTCTTAGAGAAAATTCGACTATATGTGACTGATAAAAATATAGCAGGGCTTAAAAAATTATTGATAAAGCAAGAAGAAAAATGCTACAGTAGAGAAAACTTTTATAAATTAAATATTATTTTAATAAAAATTAAACTTCAAGATTTATCTGGAGAAGAATACTTCTCTGAACAAGACATTGATTATTTAACTGACTACTTATTTAGCGTAGAAAACTGGGGAAATTATGAGTTGCTACTTTTTGCAAACTGCCTAAATACTTTAAAACATCAGTCATTTATAGTGTTATCAAAAGAAATGATTAAACGCTCATATTTTTACAAAGAAATTCCTAATAATCGTCGCATTATTTCTACAATGCTTCTAAACTCTTATATTACTTGTATTGAACGTAACAAATTAATGGATGCTCTTTATTTTGAAAAACAGCTAAATAATTGTTTTTTCATAGAAACGGAACTTTATGAGAGATTAGTTTTCCGCTACGCAAGACACTTTTATCAATTTAAAAAAAGCAAAAATAAACTTTCTATTATTGAAATGAAAAAATGTATCGCAACCATGAAATTAGCTGATAGTTATCGACTAGCAGAAACTTTTGAAAATCATCTAAAAAAATTATTGACAACAAATTAA
- a CDS encoding radical SAM protein, whose product MLKKFQTTSDTYYFNSDNFTLSTSKKSIKNDKTAYTDKSVLQKVVINISNSCNLSCAYCYADGGNYGVDSKIMDKTTADAIIGDIISDDIKQINRLILFGGEPFLNINIFTYFIDKLSKFLNIKKVETVTNGTILNSRVKSMIEKYQPFLTVSLDGPQLIHDKLRGKGKHQKTLKFINYLKSINYDKFEIAATYTNVHQKNNIAKSDIFNYLVEMKVKFNINNVFSKNKVLTVKEAEMPMKKRKSFIDQSINDIINDNVNSFISPILYDVLISMIYKSKSLSFCDDINTMNTRTYDVDGSKEACFRFWGKHHSKRVEKFNNKDNFSRCKNCWCKNMCMECVANMIDGYSSIISETGVFLGCQKQELMEYCIYKIIAIAKDENKLFKLVNNFERFIRYA is encoded by the coding sequence ATGTTAAAGAAATTTCAAACTACTTCAGATACTTATTATTTTAATTCAGACAATTTCACTCTATCTACATCTAAAAAAAGCATAAAAAATGATAAGACTGCTTATACAGATAAAAGTGTATTACAAAAAGTGGTAATTAATATATCAAATAGTTGCAATTTATCATGTGCATATTGTTATGCAGATGGGGGAAATTATGGTGTAGATTCTAAAATTATGGATAAAACAACAGCGGATGCAATTATTGGCGATATTATTTCTGATGACATAAAACAAATTAATAGATTAATACTTTTTGGTGGCGAACCTTTTTTAAATATTAATATATTTACTTATTTTATTGATAAGCTATCAAAATTTTTAAATATCAAAAAAGTCGAAACAGTTACCAATGGTACAATTCTTAATTCAAGAGTAAAATCAATGATTGAAAAGTATCAACCTTTTTTAACAGTTAGCTTAGATGGTCCGCAATTGATTCATGATAAATTAAGGGGGAAAGGAAAACACCAAAAAACTTTAAAATTTATTAATTATCTAAAGTCCATAAACTATGACAAATTTGAAATAGCTGCTACTTACACAAATGTACATCAAAAAAATAATATTGCTAAAAGTGATATTTTTAATTATCTTGTTGAAATGAAGGTGAAATTTAATATAAATAATGTATTTAGCAAAAATAAAGTTTTAACAGTAAAAGAGGCTGAGATGCCAATGAAAAAAAGGAAATCATTCATTGACCAATCAATTAATGACATTATTAATGATAATGTTAATTCATTTATCAGTCCTATTTTATATGATGTTTTAATTTCAATGATTTATAAAAGTAAAAGTCTTTCTTTCTGTGATGACATCAATACAATGAATACAAGAACATATGATGTCGATGGAAGCAAAGAGGCTTGTTTTAGATTTTGGGGAAAGCATCACAGTAAGAGAGTAGAAAAATTTAATAATAAAGATAACTTTTCTAGATGCAAAAATTGTTGGTGTAAAAACATGTGTATGGAATGTGTAGCAAATATGATTGATGGCTACTCTTCCATCATATCTGAAACTGGAGTTTTTCTAGGTTGTCAAAAACAAGAGTTAATGGAATACTGTATTTATAAAATCATTGCTATTGCTAAGGACGAAAACAAACTATTCAAACTGGTCAATAACTTTGAGAGGTTCATAAGGTATGCTTAA
- a CDS encoding ATP-binding cassette domain-containing protein: protein MLKEFISKKILLIYLVCISITWLEAIINPSIVSMVIRGFEHQKLETLWYALALGIIGNIILLIGLSGKRYFYAKLIAFFNFKLKKKIFYQFLYSDSIATNDILSDLENDIKQLEDNCIEPSVIILSSLGFTIVSAIYALCTNFLLGLIFILFYSIPALCSGIGSTKLDLISMQKSKINQSYLSKLTNIIGGARVIKNYHGEEFFYEKYSQELHNNIKQNINYEKQRTINISIVNGIDAFCSVFPIIIGGFMTFYGKLSGANFVAIYLVSYNISYQFQDLSYYINTFKSSKNLRQKYQQIFDIPTIDIMRSHNDLFPIQLKNINLTFDNKVIFSNFSYQITSGQKIAVIGPSGCGKSTLLNIIYGEMLPDSGQVLFNGKSLQKQQIMQSTAYILQDSYCFDELTLEENIALSKTFDVDKMNKILNLVNIAYLKGKSINPNKISGGEKQRIEIARSLYHDSNLILADEVKSNLDKANAKQIEEILLAIPQTVIEVIHHYTDETLNHYDQVIDLSRKNS, encoded by the coding sequence ATGCTTAAAGAATTCATTTCTAAGAAAATTTTATTAATTTATTTAGTCTGTATTTCCATTACATGGCTGGAAGCAATCATTAATCCAAGTATCGTTAGCATGGTTATTAGGGGTTTTGAGCATCAAAAATTAGAAACGCTTTGGTATGCTCTTGCTCTTGGAATTATTGGAAATATTATCCTTTTGATTGGTTTATCAGGAAAAAGGTATTTCTATGCTAAACTAATCGCTTTTTTTAACTTCAAACTTAAGAAAAAGATTTTTTACCAGTTCCTATATAGTGATTCAATAGCAACTAATGATATCTTGTCTGATTTAGAAAATGATATCAAACAGCTTGAAGATAACTGTATTGAACCATCAGTTATTATTCTATCATCTCTTGGTTTTACCATTGTATCAGCGATTTATGCTTTATGTACCAATTTTTTATTAGGTCTTATTTTTATCCTATTTTATTCAATACCTGCTCTTTGTAGTGGTATTGGATCAACAAAACTCGACCTTATTTCCATGCAAAAATCAAAAATTAATCAATCTTATCTTTCAAAACTAACAAATATCATTGGTGGCGCAAGAGTTATAAAAAATTACCATGGTGAAGAATTCTTTTATGAGAAATATTCACAAGAATTGCATAACAATATCAAGCAAAACATCAACTATGAAAAACAACGTACCATCAATATTAGCATTGTTAATGGAATTGATGCTTTTTGCTCCGTTTTTCCAATCATTATTGGTGGCTTTATGACCTTCTATGGTAAATTATCAGGCGCAAATTTCGTTGCTATTTATTTAGTATCATACAACATTAGTTATCAATTCCAAGATCTTTCGTATTACATTAATACTTTTAAATCTAGTAAAAATTTACGTCAAAAATATCAACAAATTTTCGATATTCCTACCATTGATATCATGAGAAGTCACAACGATTTGTTTCCTATTCAGCTAAAAAATATTAATCTTACATTTGATAACAAGGTCATCTTTTCTAATTTTTCTTATCAGATAACTTCAGGTCAAAAAATTGCCGTTATCGGTCCAAGTGGCTGTGGAAAATCAACCCTACTTAATATCATTTATGGCGAAATGCTGCCAGATTCTGGTCAAGTTTTATTTAACGGAAAATCTTTACAAAAACAACAAATAATGCAATCTACTGCTTACATTCTTCAAGATAGTTATTGTTTCGACGAATTAACACTAGAAGAAAATATTGCTTTAAGCAAAACTTTCGATGTCGATAAAATGAATAAAATACTGAATCTAGTCAACATTGCCTATTTGAAAGGGAAAAGCATTAACCCCAATAAAATATCAGGTGGAGAAAAACAACGCATAGAAATTGCACGAAGTTTGTATCATGATAGCAACTTAATTTTAGCCGATGAGGTAAAATCAAATTTGGATAAGGCTAATGCCAAACAAATTGAAGAAATTTTATTAGCAATTCCACAAACAGTCATCGAGGTTATTCATCATTATACAGATGAAACTTTAAATCATTATGACCAAGTTATTGATTTATCACGTAAAAACTCTTAA
- a CDS encoding endonuclease MutS2 — protein sequence MNNRILEQLEFDKVKQLFAGYLQTEQGQDELRKLEPMTEPDRISRSFDEMSDMEQIFIEHHSFGMGSLRDISESMRRLELDADVNISEIIDIKKVLQVSAEIKHFYNDLENVELSALNTLFEKIELLPSLQGSLQAINDGGFIENFASSELDRIRRQINHDEGRVRQILQDILKKQADHLTETLIASRNGRAVLPVKNSYRNRISGVVHDISASGSTVYIEPRAVVQLNEEITQLRADERHEMARILRELSNMLRPHTNIIRNNAWVLGHLDFVRAKFLFMQENNAIVPQLSADKTVQLLQARHPLLTNPVANDLHFLNELTVIVITGPNTGGKTVMLKTLGLAQLMAQSGLPILADKGSKVAVFNEIFADIGDEQSIEQSLSTFSSHMTNIVEILAAADKDSLVLVDELGAGTDPQEGASLAIAILEHLRLMEIKTMATTHYPELKAYGIETEFVENASMEFDTETLSPTYHFMQGVPGRSNAFEIARRLGLAEIIVNEAERLTDSDTDVNRIIERLEEQTHESRKRLDHIKEVEQDNLKFNRAVKKLYNEFSHAKDKELEKASAKAQEIVDKAMAESEEILKNLHDRASLKPHEVIEAKSQLKKLAPEVDLSKNKVLKKAKKLRAPRVGDDIVVTAYGQRGTLVNQGKNGKWEVQVGLIKMTLKEDEFTLVKVQEEAQKPKKKQVNVVKKSKKSAGPRARLDLRGKRYEEAMQELDEFIDQALLNNMAQVDIIHGIGTGVIREGVTKYLRRNKHVKSFGYAPQNAGGRGCTIANLG from the coding sequence ATGAACAACAGAATTTTAGAACAGTTAGAATTTGATAAAGTCAAGCAACTTTTTGCTGGCTATTTACAGACTGAGCAAGGCCAAGACGAGTTACGTAAACTTGAGCCAATGACTGAGCCTGACCGCATTTCACGTTCTTTTGATGAAATGTCGGACATGGAACAGATTTTCATTGAACACCATTCTTTTGGAATGGGCAGTTTGCGTGACATTTCTGAAAGTATGCGTCGCTTGGAATTGGATGCTGACGTTAATATCTCAGAAATTATCGACATCAAGAAAGTCTTGCAAGTCTCAGCTGAAATCAAACATTTTTATAATGATTTGGAAAATGTAGAGTTGTCTGCATTAAATACTCTTTTTGAGAAGATTGAATTGTTGCCAAGTCTGCAAGGTAGCTTACAAGCGATTAATGACGGTGGTTTCATTGAAAATTTTGCAAGTTCAGAATTGGACCGTATTCGTCGCCAAATCAATCATGACGAAGGTAGAGTTCGTCAAATTTTGCAGGATATTTTGAAAAAACAAGCTGATCATTTGACAGAGACTCTGATTGCTAGTCGTAATGGTCGTGCGGTTTTGCCTGTGAAAAATAGCTACCGCAACCGTATTTCAGGGGTTGTGCATGATATTTCGGCATCAGGAAGTACGGTTTACATTGAACCGCGCGCAGTAGTGCAACTTAATGAAGAAATCACGCAATTGCGAGCAGATGAACGTCACGAAATGGCACGTATTTTACGTGAATTGTCAAATATGCTTCGCCCACATACTAATATTATTCGTAACAATGCGTGGGTTTTAGGGCATTTGGATTTTGTTCGTGCTAAGTTCCTCTTCATGCAGGAAAACAACGCAATCGTGCCACAATTATCAGCAGATAAAACCGTGCAACTATTGCAAGCTCGCCACCCGCTTTTGACCAATCCAGTTGCCAATGACCTTCATTTTCTTAACGAATTGACCGTTATTGTTATTACAGGACCAAATACTGGTGGTAAGACAGTCATGTTGAAAACATTGGGCTTAGCGCAGCTTATGGCACAATCAGGTTTGCCAATCTTGGCTGACAAAGGTAGTAAAGTTGCCGTATTTAATGAGATTTTTGCAGATATTGGCGATGAGCAATCTATCGAACAAAGTTTGTCAACATTTTCAAGTCATATGACAAATATTGTTGAGATTTTGGCAGCAGCAGATAAAGATAGTCTTGTCTTGGTTGATGAATTGGGAGCAGGAACTGACCCACAAGAAGGTGCCAGTCTTGCGATTGCCATTCTTGAACACCTTCGCCTCATGGAAATTAAAACCATGGCAACGACACATTATCCAGAATTGAAAGCTTACGGTATTGAGACAGAATTTGTGGAAAATGCCAGCATGGAATTTGATACAGAGACGTTAAGTCCGACTTATCATTTTATGCAAGGTGTACCAGGGCGCTCAAATGCCTTTGAAATTGCTCGTCGTCTTGGTTTAGCAGAGATTATTGTCAATGAAGCAGAGCGTTTGACGGACTCTGATACGGATGTTAACCGCATCATCGAGCGTTTGGAAGAACAAACCCATGAAAGTCGTAAACGACTTGACCATATCAAAGAAGTGGAACAAGATAACCTCAAATTCAATCGTGCGGTCAAGAAACTTTATAACGAATTTTCACATGCCAAGGACAAAGAACTTGAAAAAGCTAGCGCCAAAGCGCAAGAAATTGTGGATAAAGCCATGGCAGAGAGTGAAGAAATTCTCAAAAATCTTCATGATAGAGCAAGCCTTAAACCGCATGAAGTTATTGAAGCCAAAAGTCAGCTGAAAAAATTGGCGCCTGAAGTTGATTTGTCGAAAAATAAAGTCCTCAAGAAAGCTAAAAAATTGCGCGCACCGCGCGTGGGTGATGACATTGTCGTCACAGCTTACGGACAACGCGGAACATTGGTTAACCAAGGGAAAAACGGGAAATGGGAAGTGCAAGTTGGTCTTATTAAAATGACACTTAAAGAGGACGAATTTACTCTTGTTAAAGTTCAAGAGGAAGCCCAAAAGCCGAAGAAAAAACAAGTCAATGTGGTCAAGAAAAGCAAAAAATCAGCTGGTCCACGTGCCCGCCTTGATCTTCGTGGTAAACGCTATGAAGAAGCCATGCAAGAATTGGATGAATTTATCGACCAAGCCTTGCTAAATAACATGGCACAAGTCGATATTATTCACGGTATCGGAACAGGTGTTATCCGTGAAGGTGTCACAAAATACCTTCGCCGCAACAAACACGTCAAATCATTTGGTTACGCCCCACAAAACGCAGGTGGCAGAGGCTGCACCATTGCAAACCTAGGGTGA
- a CDS encoding CvpA family protein, whose protein sequence is MLSILLVLILIWHFYIGYSRGIILQTYYFIASIVSLVIASQFYQTLAEKITLWIPYSNASQGATVNFFTDVNIFDLDQVYYAGVAFTAIYVVVYLLFRFIGILVHLAPINHFDNVKMNCVSGVLAILVTLIFFNLVFTILATVPMTTVQNILSGSFLVRVIVNDFPPLSNIIKALWVTAILG, encoded by the coding sequence ATGTTATCAATTCTTCTTGTATTGATTTTAATCTGGCATTTTTATATCGGTTATTCACGTGGGATTATTTTGCAAACCTACTATTTTATAGCAAGTATTGTCTCACTTGTGATTGCTAGCCAGTTTTATCAAACATTAGCTGAAAAAATAACGCTGTGGATTCCCTATTCTAATGCTAGTCAGGGAGCAACGGTGAATTTTTTCACGGACGTTAATATTTTTGATTTAGACCAAGTTTATTATGCGGGAGTAGCTTTTACAGCCATTTATGTGGTGGTTTATTTGCTTTTTCGCTTCATCGGTATTTTGGTGCATTTGGCGCCAATCAATCACTTTGATAATGTTAAAATGAATTGTGTCAGTGGTGTTTTAGCGATTTTAGTCACACTGATATTTTTCAATCTTGTATTTACAATATTAGCGACTGTTCCTATGACGACGGTGCAAAATATTCTATCAGGCAGCTTTCTTGTGCGCGTGATTGTCAATGATTTTCCACCTTTATCGAATATTATAAAAGCGTTATGGGTAACAGCAATTCTGGGATAA
- the zapA gene encoding cell division protein ZapA, with the protein MKSKNRYKFVFGDKPLTLTTDKDNLFMEEVERVAKEKYNTIKEKLPQADNETIAILMAINSLSTQLSREIEVEKMEKELTALRSEAIVDIKEKASKSDSDED; encoded by the coding sequence ATGAAAAGTAAAAATCGTTATAAATTCGTCTTTGGTGACAAACCACTCACATTGACAACGGATAAGGATAATCTCTTCATGGAAGAGGTTGAGCGTGTAGCCAAAGAAAAATATAATACTATCAAGGAAAAATTACCGCAAGCTGATAATGAAACGATTGCTATTTTGATGGCTATCAATTCGCTTTCTACTCAGCTTAGTCGTGAGATTGAAGTTGAAAAGATGGAAAAAGAATTGACGGCTCTTCGTTCTGAAGCGATTGTAGATATTAAGGAGAAAGCCAGCAAGTCTGATTCCGATGAGGATTAA